A genomic segment from Legionella micdadei encodes:
- a CDS encoding ISL3 family transposase has protein sequence MPKNDLILNLPGFTIKKVSGYQPLILELSYNRKARCGHCASKEVRKKASYMRRVAHELIGHRRSELHFKAYKLYCNSCKRYGNQQFPGINKYQRSTWRLQAAVFHDHTRGISQKDLAKQYSKGKATIERWYQQHYREQERELKNAPCPAVLGIDEHSFSRKQRYATTLCDLRKHKVFDIVKGRSSADLKDYFKNLEGKERVKVVCIDLSTSYRALVKQHFPNAQIVADRFHVIRLINQLTLQTFHQIDPTIKYQRGLLAALKTNPENLTTKRLSLRNHYLEQQPAIAAIYDFKQELHQLLTKKHCTAKECKRLLPRFLEMINELRHSPFQPLKTLGNTLFRWKDEVARMLRFTKNNGITEGFHRKMKLIQRRAYGFKNFENYRTQGALLLTISAPVIGKDPNYRTRVRVLCC, from the coding sequence GTGCCAAAGAATGATCTTATCCTAAATTTACCTGGATTTACCATCAAAAAAGTAAGTGGTTATCAACCCTTAATTTTGGAGTTATCTTATAATCGCAAAGCGCGTTGTGGCCATTGCGCTAGCAAAGAGGTTCGTAAAAAAGCGTCGTATATGCGACGGGTGGCGCATGAATTAATTGGCCACCGACGAAGCGAGTTACACTTTAAGGCTTATAAGCTGTATTGCAATAGCTGTAAGCGTTATGGGAATCAACAGTTTCCTGGGATTAATAAGTATCAACGTTCAACTTGGCGTTTGCAGGCAGCTGTTTTCCATGACCATACCCGTGGCATATCGCAAAAAGACCTTGCTAAGCAATATAGCAAAGGCAAAGCAACCATTGAGCGCTGGTATCAGCAGCACTATCGAGAACAAGAACGAGAACTAAAGAATGCACCTTGTCCAGCTGTTCTTGGAATAGATGAACATTCCTTTAGCCGTAAACAACGATATGCAACTACACTTTGCGACCTTAGAAAACATAAAGTATTTGATATTGTTAAAGGTCGTTCTTCAGCTGATTTAAAAGACTATTTTAAAAACTTGGAGGGTAAAGAGCGGGTGAAAGTCGTTTGTATTGATTTAAGCACGAGTTACCGAGCACTGGTGAAACAGCACTTTCCTAACGCGCAAATCGTGGCTGACAGATTCCATGTTATAAGACTTATTAATCAGCTCACCTTACAAACCTTTCATCAAATTGACCCAACCATCAAGTATCAGCGAGGTTTATTAGCAGCGCTTAAAACCAACCCGGAAAACTTAACAACTAAGAGGCTCTCTCTTCGTAATCACTATCTTGAACAACAGCCGGCCATTGCTGCCATTTATGATTTTAAGCAAGAACTACATCAATTACTCACTAAAAAGCATTGCACCGCTAAAGAGTGCAAACGCTTATTACCCCGTTTCTTAGAAATGATAAACGAACTTAGACACAGTCCTTTTCAACCTTTGAAAACCTTAGGAAATACCTTATTTAGATGGAAAGATGAAGTCGCAAGAATGCTCCGATTCACTAAGAACAATGGGATAACCGAAGGCTTTCATCGAAAAATGAAACTCATTCAGCGTAGAGCTTATGGGTTTAAAAACTTTGAAAATTATAGAACGCAGGGTGCTCTGTTGCTAACGATTAGTGCCCCCGTAATTGGGAAAGACCCAAATTATAGAACGCGTGTTAGGGTGCTCTGTTGCTAA